TGCTTCCAGTCGGACTCCTGCTTGATGTCGACCTGGAAGACGCCGCCGTTCTCCAGGTCCTTCTTGATCTGCTCCATCTCGGCGGCGCCGGCCCGGGCGCGCGACCAGGTGAGGGTGATCTTGACCGGGGTGGACACCTTCGCGGCGGAGAGGATCTTCTTCGCCTTGTCGACGCTCGGGTCGCCGTAGCGGTCGGCGAAGGAGGTGTTGTGGCCGGTGATGCCGGCCGGCACCAGCGAGTACAGCGGCTGGACGGTGTTGGCGTACACCGTGCGGGAGAGCGCCTTGCGGTCGATCAGCTGGGCGATCGCCTGGCGGACGGCCGGGTTGCCGGTGACGGCGTCCTTGGTGTTGAGGACGAGGTAGCGGGTCTCGGCGCTCTCGCCCTCGGCGACCTTGAGGTCGCCCTTGCCGGCCATCTGGTCGCTCTTGATCTTGGCGCCGGCGGCGGGCTCCAGGCTGTTGTCGGCGAGGTCGACGTCGCCGTTCTCCAGGGCGGTCTTCAGCTCGTCCGGCGAGTTGAAGTAGCGGAGGGCGAACTTGCCGGTGGTCGGCTTGTTGTCGCCCTGGTACTCGCTGTTGGCGGAGAGGCTGATCTTGCCGGGGTTCTCGCCGCCCTCGAGCGGGGCGATCGAGTCGATCTTGTAGGGGCCGGAGCCGACCAGCTTGTCATTGGCGAGCAGGCCGTCGGCCGGGAAGACCTGGTGGTCGACGATCGAGCCGGCCGCCGAGGCGAGCTTCGCCGGGAGGACCGCGTCCGGGGCCGTGAGGTGGAAGACCACCTTGTTCTGGCCCTTGGCCTCGACCGACTTGATGGAGGAGAGCAGCGAGGCGGGGCCGCTGGGGTCGTTGATCTTCAGCATCCGCTGGACCGAGAAGACGACGTCCTCGCTGGTCATCGCATGGCCGTTGGAGAACTTCAGGCCGCTGCGCAGGGTGCACTCGTAGGTCTTGGCGTCACCGCCGGTGAAGCCGCAGGACTGCGCGGCCTCCGGCTGCGGCACGGTCGCGCCGGGCGGGAAGCTCAGCAGCGACTGGAAGGTGTTGTTCAGCACCAGCCAGGAACCGGCGTCGTAGGCACCGGCCGGGTCGAGCACGCTGGTCACGTTGGTGGTGCCCATGGTGATCGTGGACGGCGAGTCCTTGCCGGTGACGGCCTTGGTCGCGGAGGCGCAGCCGGCGGCCGAGGACGCGACCATGACGGCGCAGCCGAGCACGGCCAGGCGGTGGGCTGAAGACATGCGGGATGGATTCCTTCTCCGTGCGGCCGGGCTGTGGGGAGGCGCCGGTAGGTTCCGCCACGGCCGTGCCCGGGGTGGGGGGCGTGGTCGATGACGGTCCGTTGTCCCCTTTTCGGGGATTGACCGGAAGTAGCGTGCCATATCGACCACGTACCGCCGTCGCACGTGTGCGCGGACGTGGACGGGCGGGACGTCCACCGGATCCCGCTGTCCGGCGTTCTGTCGCGCAATGTCCGTTTTCTCCGTCAGGTTCTGTACGGACCGTCGCCGGGGCGCCGCAGGCAGAGAGCGACCCTTCCGGAGAATGAGATCGATCTCACACCCGGGCGGCGGTGAGCGCGTGCAGCAGCTCCAGGTCGACCTCTTCCAGCGAGCCGAGCACGGTGCGCCCGGGGGCGGGCTCGATGGCGGCGACGGAGGGCACCGCGATGACCGGGCAGCCGGCCGCCTCGGCGGCCCGGACGCCGGTGGGCGCGTCCTCGATGACCACGCAGCGGGCCGGGTCGGCGCCGAGCCGGGCGGCGGCCGCGAGGTACGGGTCGGGGTGCGGCTTGGTCCGCGGCACCTCGTCGCCGGCCACCGTGAAGGCGAAGTGGTGGGCGCCGAGGCTGCGCAGCACGATGTCGATGACGTGCCGGTGCGAGGCGGACACCAGGGCGGCCGGGATGCCGTGCGCGGCCAGGGTGTTGAGCAGCCGCTCGGCGCCGGGCATCAGCGGCACGCCGCCGGCCAGCAGGTCGACGAAGCGCTGGTTGATGAGCACGGTCAGCTCGCCCGGGCTGAGCGGCACGGAGGTCCGGGCGAGCAGGTAGTCGATCACCCGGGTCATCGGGCCGCCGACGACGTGGGCGCGGTCGGCCTCGTCGAGGGCGTGCCCGAACTCGGCGAAGAGCGACGCCTCGGCCTGCCACCAGAAGTCCTCGGTATCGACGAGCGTGCCGTCCATGTCGAGCAGCACGGCCTGGAGTCCGCCGCCGCTGCCGCCGAGGCTCTCGGTGAGGGTCGAGATGGTCGTCATGGCAAGGTCCCTTCGCCGGGTGGGGTCCCGTCCGCACGGGTGGCCGGACGGAGCCGGGGATGGCACAGGCCGGCCCGCTGGTGAGCGGACCGGCCCGTTCAGGATCATTCAGGATACGCCCGCCGACCGGAAATGTGCCGAACGGAGCGCAGCGGACGGGTTACCTGGCGTTGAAGTACTTCGCCTCGGGGTGGTGGATGACGATGGCGTCGGTGGACTGCTCGGGGTGCAGCTGGAACTCCTCGGAGAGCACCACGCCGATCCGCTCGGGCTTCAGCAGCTCGGCGATCTTGGCGCGGTCCTCCAGCTCCGGGCAGGCGCCGTAGCCCAACGAGAAACGGGCGCCGCGGTACTTCAGCGCGAACATGTCGCGGACGTCCTGCGGATCCTCGTCGCCGAAGCCGAGCTCGTAGCGGACCCGGGCGTGCCAGAACTCGGCGAGCGCCTCGGCCAGCTGCACGGACAGTCCGTGCAGCTCCAGGTAGTCGCGGTAGGCGTTGGCCGCGAAGAGCTCGTTCGCGGCCTCGGAGACCCGGTTGCCCATGGTGACGACCTGCAGCGCCACCACGTCGCGCTCGCCGGAGTCCTCCGGGCGGAAGAAGTCGGCGAGGCAGAGCCGGCGACCGCGGCGCTGGCGGGGGAAGGTGAACCGGGTCCGCTCGGAGC
This genomic window from Streptomyces sp. TLI_235 contains:
- a CDS encoding peptide/nickel transport system substrate-binding protein, whose amino-acid sequence is MSSAHRLAVLGCAVMVASSAAGCASATKAVTGKDSPSTITMGTTNVTSVLDPAGAYDAGSWLVLNNTFQSLLSFPPGATVPQPEAAQSCGFTGGDAKTYECTLRSGLKFSNGHAMTSEDVVFSVQRMLKINDPSGPASLLSSIKSVEAKGQNKVVFHLTAPDAVLPAKLASAAGSIVDHQVFPADGLLANDKLVGSGPYKIDSIAPLEGGENPGKISLSANSEYQGDNKPTTGKFALRYFNSPDELKTALENGDVDLADNSLEPAAGAKIKSDQMAGKGDLKVAEGESAETRYLVLNTKDAVTGNPAVRQAIAQLIDRKALSRTVYANTVQPLYSLVPAGITGHNTSFADRYGDPSVDKAKKILSAAKVSTPVKITLTWSRARAGAAEMEQIKKDLENGGVFQVDIKQESDWKQYQAGWKAGSYQAYTVGWTPDYADPDNFVSPMVVDGGAFHNGWDDPRISGKLVPASIKLTDRSADGAYGQIQNIVAEGAPVIPLFQAKSFYASRNDITGVDGTVDTTGVFRFWEIGRNGTK
- a CDS encoding HAD superfamily hydrolase (TIGR01509 family), which produces MTTISTLTESLGGSGGGLQAVLLDMDGTLVDTEDFWWQAEASLFAEFGHALDEADRAHVVGGPMTRVIDYLLARTSVPLSPGELTVLINQRFVDLLAGGVPLMPGAERLLNTLAAHGIPAALVSASHRHVIDIVLRSLGAHHFAFTVAGDEVPRTKPHPDPYLAAAARLGADPARCVVIEDAPTGVRAAEAAGCPVIAVPSVAAIEPAPGRTVLGSLEEVDLELLHALTAARV